GGAGTGGAAAAGGTCTGCGCCATGGCGGCGCTGCTGGGTTCCGTGACTACTGTTACGTGACTACCGTTCCGTGACTACCGTTCCGTGACTACGGTTATCTTGACCACTGGTTACTGGATATCGAACTGTTCCTGGTGCAGCGTCGGATCGGTACGCACGATCACCGTGCGTTTGGTGAGCTCTTCCATCTCCTGCAGCCAGCGCGCGCCAGTGGCTTTCAGCGCCTTGCCGACCTCGGGATTCACGCGCAGCATGATATCCGACTTGTCCATCGTCTTCGCCATCTTGCGCATCTCGACGTAGATCTCGTTGCAGACCGTCGTCACCGACTTGATCAGTCCCGTGCCGGTGCAATAGACGCAGGGCTGGCCCAGCGTGCGCTCGAGCGATTGCTTCACTCGCTTGCGCGTGATCGCCACCAATCCGAAATCGTTGAACTGCAGGACTTTTGAGGGCGCGCGGTCCGACCGCAGCGCCTCTTCCAGCGCCTGCATCACTTTCTGCCGGTTGCGCCGCTCATCCATATCGATGAAGTCGATCACGATGATGCCGCCCAGGTCGCGCAGCCGTATCTGCCGCACGATCTCTTTGATCGCATCCACGTTCGTCTTCACGATGGTGTCTTCGAGCCGCCCCGTCTTGCCCACGTACTTGCCGGTGTTCACGTCGATGGCGACCAGCGCTTCCGTCTGGTTGATCACGATGTAGCCACCGGACTTCAGCCACACCTTCGACTTCAGCGCCTTGTTGATCTCTTCCTGGATGTTGAACGCCTCGAACAGCGGCGTGTCTTTGGTGTAGAGCTTCACGCGCTTGACCAGCGAGGGCTGGAAGCGCCCGATGAAGCGCAGCACGCGCTCGTACTCCGCCTCGTTGTCCACCCAGAGGTGCGAGAAGTTTTGCGTGACCTGGTCGCGCAGCACGCGCTCCACCAGGTTGAGGTCGTGATAGATCAGCGCCGGCGCCTTGCCCGATTCCGCGCGCTGCTTGATCTCGTTCCAC
The genomic region above belongs to Acidobacteriota bacterium and contains:
- a CDS encoding Rne/Rng family ribonuclease codes for the protein GGRRNIQSAGRPQINELLKEGQEILVQIAKEPMGKKGARITSHIALPGRFLVYMPTVAHIGVSRKIGSDEERQRLKRILLSERDESKAHGGFIVRTAAAGASEDDLRADIRFLVNLWNEIKQRAESGKAPALIYHDLNLVERVLRDQVTQNFSHLWVDNEAEYERVLRFIGRFQPSLVKRVKLYTKDTPLFEAFNIQEEINKALKSKVWLKSGGYIVINQTEALVAIDVNTGKYVGKTGRLEDTIVKTNVDAIKEIVRQIRLRDLGGIIVIDFIDMDERRNRQKVMQALEEALRSDRAPSKVLQFNDFGLVAITRKRVKQSLERTLGQPCVYCTGTGLIKSVTTVCNEIYVEMRKMAKTMDKSDIMLRVNPEVGKALKATGARWLQEMEELTKRTVIVRTDPTLHQEQFDIQ